In the Alkaliphilus oremlandii OhILAs genome, one interval contains:
- a CDS encoding methyl-accepting chemotaxis protein, with product MKLKGKLILFSALICIVSVVSISAVNYFLSIKELESEIHANHQLETTIIARDIDKWVALQKDSLEEVLYNLLYTGNYETDFVHHFFVEKNKINPGNGYYIAFSDKTFIDSAIWTPGSDYDPTSRDWYTGAKQVPNSVYISEPYVDADTGKMLITISKLFKTPEGREGVIASDIKVDFIVDFISNIAFEDGSYAFLVENNGNIITHRNSAFNPTDESLTNLEDLFDGKLKTIMTEKLAIRDTIVKDYDNEDRSFYFASSHESNWQIGLAVPIAASMNVINRVVNYTLMTTVIVILVSLLLSVYIANNITKPITESVKIAENISNLDLSKPIEQNKLNRKDEIGQLYTSFQLIIGKLGRFMSEMENSLAINRGIYHETMDKLQYLVSQAEDTSATTEELSAGMEETTASALSIHESTSQIDSAISDFATKVGDGAMTSSSISTKADTLSGQFVKSRDESMNVYRRAREEIEKAIEAAKEVSKISTLTDAILDISEQTGLLSLNASIEAARAGESGRGFAVVASEIGKLANHSNSTVEEIQVVTANITHAVNQLIDRASHIMEFLATDVVRDYELMVDAIDHYKEDGSSLNNIIADLSATSEELAATVNEISTAMREISITVEESTKATTNIAEKNTNIVETIVDINEIMRKNEEVSDKLEKIISQVKI from the coding sequence ATGAAGCTGAAAGGAAAACTGATATTGTTCTCAGCTCTAATCTGTATTGTCAGCGTCGTATCAATATCCGCCGTTAATTATTTTTTATCAATTAAAGAGCTGGAATCCGAAATTCATGCAAATCACCAACTGGAAACAACCATTATCGCACGGGATATTGATAAGTGGGTGGCGCTTCAAAAAGATTCCTTAGAAGAGGTCTTATACAATCTTTTATACACAGGTAACTATGAAACTGATTTTGTTCATCACTTTTTTGTAGAGAAAAATAAAATAAATCCTGGTAATGGTTATTATATTGCATTTTCTGATAAAACCTTTATCGATAGTGCGATTTGGACACCGGGCAGCGATTACGATCCTACCAGTAGAGACTGGTATACCGGGGCTAAACAAGTACCAAATTCTGTATATATTTCAGAGCCCTATGTGGATGCCGATACAGGGAAAATGTTGATTACCATCTCTAAATTGTTTAAAACACCAGAAGGACGAGAAGGTGTAATCGCCTCCGATATTAAAGTGGACTTTATCGTTGACTTTATTTCCAACATTGCCTTCGAAGATGGGAGCTATGCCTTCTTGGTAGAGAACAATGGGAATATTATCACCCATAGAAATTCAGCCTTTAACCCTACCGATGAAAGCTTAACCAATCTTGAAGACTTATTTGACGGAAAGCTTAAAACCATTATGACAGAGAAACTTGCCATCAGAGATACCATCGTGAAGGATTACGACAACGAGGACAGATCCTTCTACTTTGCCAGTTCCCATGAATCTAATTGGCAGATTGGGCTTGCAGTTCCTATTGCAGCTTCTATGAACGTCATCAATAGGGTTGTTAACTACACTTTAATGACGACGGTTATTGTTATTTTGGTTTCATTATTACTGTCTGTGTACATTGCAAACAATATCACGAAGCCTATCACTGAATCTGTTAAAATCGCAGAAAATATTAGCAACTTAGATCTATCTAAGCCTATAGAACAAAATAAACTCAATAGAAAAGATGAAATCGGACAGCTTTATACTTCCTTTCAATTGATTATTGGAAAACTAGGGCGATTTATGTCAGAAATGGAAAATTCTCTAGCCATTAATCGAGGTATCTACCATGAAACCATGGACAAGCTTCAGTACTTAGTATCTCAAGCAGAGGATACGTCGGCTACTACCGAAGAACTTTCTGCTGGTATGGAGGAAACGACCGCTTCTGCCCTATCCATTCATGAATCTACTTCCCAAATAGATTCTGCCATATCGGACTTTGCTACAAAGGTAGGGGATGGCGCTATGACTTCTAGCTCCATCAGCACCAAGGCAGATACACTGAGTGGTCAGTTTGTTAAATCTAGAGATGAATCTATGAATGTTTATCGAAGAGCGAGGGAAGAAATAGAAAAAGCCATTGAAGCCGCTAAAGAAGTTTCTAAGATCAGCACTTTAACAGATGCCATCTTAGATATATCAGAACAAACTGGATTACTCTCTTTAAATGCTTCCATTGAAGCAGCAAGGGCAGGGGAATCTGGAAGAGGTTTTGCAGTAGTTGCCAGTGAAATAGGAAAGCTTGCAAATCACTCTAATTCTACGGTTGAAGAAATTCAAGTGGTTACAGCAAATATAACTCATGCGGTCAATCAATTAATAGATAGAGCATCTCACATCATGGAGTTTTTAGCAACAGATGTTGTTAGGGACTACGAACTTATGGTAGATGCCATCGATCACTACAAGGAGGATGGATCTTCTTTAAATAATATTATTGCAGACTTAAGTGCAACTTCAGAGGAACTAGCAGCAACAGTAAATGAAATTTCTACTGCTATGAGAGAAATATCCATTACAGTAGAAGAATCTACAAAAGCCACTACAAATATTGCTGAAAAAAATACCAATATAGTAGAAACAATCGTTGATATTAACGAAATCATGAGAAAAAATGAAGAAGTATCCGATAAGCTTGAAAAAATAATCAGCCAAGTTAAGATATAA
- a CDS encoding efflux RND transporter permease subunit yields MNLSSLAVKRPVTITMIVLVVVLLGAISLTRLPIDLFPEIEVPVAVISTSYTGVGPQEIENLITKQIEGVIATVRNIDTVSSISSEGNSIVIAQFNNGTDMDFAALEMREKVDMIKGFLPDGATTPMVLKIDPNSMPIIQIALSTKGDLSGLQTLAEDTFSQRLERIDGVASVSVGGGFTSEVEILVEQNELASYGLSINQLSQLLSTANMNLPGGTVNKGEGKLSVRVSGEFKSLDDIRNTPITLGTGDVITLRDIGKVDLVNKDVSAISRTNGKDSINISVQKQSGKNTVQVAKLIQKEIQKLQRDYPNIEINIVLDSSTIITDSIDTVVNNVIVGSILAIVILYIFLKNIRTTLIIGLAIPISLIASFSLLYFNGITLNMMTLGGLALAVGMLVDSAIVVLENIYRFRSEGHSKEDAAIKGAAEVGMAITASTLTTVAVFLPIVFIDGIVGTIFKDFALTVTLSLGASLIVSLTLIPMLSSKILTLDEEDPSKKKKKLQPIYNIFDQMLNKVENIYRNLLNKSLKRRKTTVVVSIIVFFVSIAGLFGVGMEFIPAADEGTISINVNMPLGTQIDKVNNVARTIEEKLAEVEEIAVVFTNIGAGDILMGGSSGTNRGTISIVLNKLGERNRTTSQVAEEIRSLLKDIPGAEISVTETSSMGMMTSGTPISISIKGSELDMLEDISNDIKTMIDSVEGTREVKTSLSEAVPEVEVLVNKEKAAAYGLTTAQVASAVRGGASGTTVTKYKHGGEEIDVVVRAAGDFTDSLTNFGQISITTPMGINIPLSQVAEISVQKGPVQISRENQERVVTVTSQIVDRDLGSIHTDIVKKLQEYPMPEGYSYNIGGENEEMMDAFAQLSLALVLAVVLIYMVMAAQFESLIHPFIIMFTIPLAFSGGALALFITRRALGVTALIGVIMLAGIVVNNGIVLIDYINVLRKEGKERFDAIIIAGPVRLRPILMTTLTTILGLVPLALGIGEGAELQAPMATVVIGGLLLSTVLTLVLVPVMYTIFDDLSNSFKSKIKKVKKNSVEV; encoded by the coding sequence TTGAATTTATCAAGTTTGGCTGTAAAAAGACCCGTTACAATAACGATGATCGTTTTGGTTGTAGTGCTTTTAGGGGCAATATCCTTAACTAGACTACCCATCGATTTATTTCCAGAAATAGAGGTACCTGTGGCTGTCATATCGACTTCCTATACAGGGGTAGGTCCACAGGAAATAGAAAATCTGATTACAAAGCAGATTGAAGGGGTTATTGCTACTGTAAGAAATATAGATACTGTTAGCTCCATATCCTCCGAAGGAAATTCAATTGTAATTGCACAATTTAATAATGGAACTGATATGGATTTTGCTGCATTGGAGATGAGAGAAAAAGTAGATATGATTAAAGGATTCCTGCCAGATGGAGCCACTACGCCAATGGTATTAAAGATAGATCCAAATTCTATGCCAATCATCCAAATCGCTTTATCTACGAAAGGGGATTTATCTGGACTACAGACCTTGGCTGAAGATACATTTAGCCAAAGGCTGGAAAGAATAGATGGTGTTGCATCTGTTAGTGTTGGTGGAGGCTTTACAAGTGAAGTTGAAATATTGGTTGAACAGAATGAATTAGCCAGCTATGGATTAAGTATCAACCAACTTTCACAACTATTAAGCACCGCAAATATGAACCTGCCCGGTGGTACTGTAAATAAGGGTGAAGGAAAGCTTTCTGTAAGAGTCAGTGGAGAATTTAAAAGTCTTGACGATATAAGGAATACGCCCATTACGCTGGGTACAGGAGATGTTATTACCTTACGTGATATAGGAAAGGTAGACTTAGTGAACAAAGATGTGAGTGCTATTTCTAGAACCAACGGAAAAGATAGCATCAATATTTCTGTACAAAAACAATCCGGTAAAAACACCGTGCAAGTGGCTAAGTTAATTCAGAAGGAGATACAAAAACTGCAGAGAGATTATCCGAATATAGAAATAAATATCGTGTTAGATTCCTCTACGATTATTACGGATTCTATTGATACTGTAGTAAATAATGTTATTGTGGGATCCATACTTGCTATCGTTATCCTATATATTTTCTTGAAAAATATAAGAACAACGCTGATTATTGGATTAGCCATTCCAATCTCCTTAATTGCATCCTTTAGTTTATTATATTTTAATGGGATAACATTAAATATGATGACCTTAGGAGGCTTAGCATTAGCGGTAGGTATGCTTGTAGATAGTGCCATCGTAGTGCTTGAAAACATTTACAGATTTAGATCCGAGGGCCATTCTAAGGAAGATGCGGCAATAAAAGGAGCCGCAGAGGTAGGTATGGCGATTACAGCATCTACATTAACTACAGTGGCTGTATTCTTGCCGATTGTCTTTATAGACGGTATAGTTGGAACAATATTCAAAGATTTTGCTTTAACCGTTACATTGTCTCTGGGTGCTTCTCTAATTGTATCGTTAACACTGATACCGATGCTATCTTCCAAAATTTTAACATTGGACGAAGAAGACCCATCAAAAAAGAAAAAGAAGCTTCAGCCCATATATAATATTTTTGATCAAATGCTGAACAAAGTAGAGAATATCTATAGAAACTTATTAAATAAAAGCCTGAAACGAAGAAAAACCACGGTGGTTGTTTCAATCATTGTATTTTTTGTCAGTATAGCTGGCTTGTTTGGCGTAGGTATGGAGTTTATTCCAGCTGCCGATGAGGGAACGATATCGATCAACGTAAATATGCCTTTAGGTACTCAGATCGATAAAGTAAATAATGTAGCTCGTACTATTGAGGAAAAACTTGCAGAAGTTGAGGAAATCGCTGTAGTATTTACCAATATAGGTGCTGGAGACATTCTAATGGGTGGCAGCTCTGGCACCAATCGAGGGACAATTTCTATCGTTCTAAATAAGCTGGGTGAAAGAAATAGAACCACAAGTCAAGTTGCAGAAGAAATTAGAAGTCTTTTAAAGGATATTCCGGGAGCAGAAATTTCAGTAACTGAAACTTCCAGTATGGGAATGATGACATCAGGAACTCCGATCAGTATCAGCATTAAAGGAAGCGAGTTAGATATGCTGGAAGACATATCCAATGATATTAAGACAATGATAGATTCTGTTGAAGGAACTAGGGAAGTTAAAACAAGCTTAAGTGAAGCGGTACCAGAAGTTGAGGTTTTGGTGAATAAAGAGAAGGCAGCCGCCTATGGACTTACAACAGCACAGGTAGCATCTGCTGTACGAGGGGGAGCATCGGGAACTACTGTGACTAAATACAAACATGGGGGAGAAGAAATCGATGTTGTAGTAAGAGCAGCAGGAGATTTTACCGATAGCTTAACGAATTTTGGACAAATAAGTATTACGACGCCAATGGGCATCAATATACCCCTAAGCCAAGTTGCGGAAATATCTGTACAAAAAGGGCCGGTTCAAATTAGTCGTGAAAATCAAGAAAGAGTAGTAACTGTTACCAGTCAGATTGTAGACAGAGACTTAGGGAGCATTCATACAGATATTGTAAAGAAACTTCAGGAGTATCCGATGCCAGAAGGATACAGCTATAATATTGGTGGAGAAAATGAGGAGATGATGGATGCATTTGCTCAATTGAGTTTAGCCTTAGTTTTAGCTGTAGTATTAATTTACATGGTAATGGCGGCTCAATTTGAATCCTTAATCCATCCATTTATTATTATGTTTACGATACCTCTCGCTTTTTCTGGGGGAGCTTTAGCACTTTTTATAACAAGAAGAGCGCTGGGTGTAACAGCTCTGATCGGTGTCATCATGTTGGCTGGTATTGTAGTAAATAATGGTATTGTTTTAATAGATTACATCAATGTGTTGCGTAAGGAAGGAAAAGAAAGATTCGACGCAATTATTATTGCTGGACCAGTTCGACTAAGACCAATTTTAATGACAACCTTAACAACCATTTTAGGTCTTGTGCCTCTAGCCCTTGGTATTGGAGAGGGAGCAGAACTACAGGCTCCGATGGCTACTGTAGTTATAGGCGGACTATTGTTATCTACCGTGTTGACTTTGGTTTTAGTTCCAGTAATGTACACTATATTTGACGATCTATCCAACTCCTTTAAATCTAAAATAAAAAAAGTAAAGAAAAATTCTGTAGAAGTCTAG
- a CDS encoding copper amine oxidase N-terminal domain-containing protein, with product MLKKKKVLALLTTTMIVVGSLGLSAYGASVSKTLQAYYGTSRIIIDGKDVTNTIEPFIVDGTTYIPLRAVANAFNKKVEWNALTSTANITEDLTQVNQYYQAEILKRDVKIMELESKVKSLEKELEAKKEITLSDLQKQLNKDHDKYKKVEFDITLSGSKSKITVKIETDLHDFSKEWKELKDSHKVSYLQDIVDDILDAYPDASVTGYIRDIDAKKDILDFSVDKKGKVSIDTKSSSSGTLAGLEDDLNDDFYDYFKKEKIDFDIELKGTKNDITFYVDLKNSSSSKAWEKLTSGDKKAFMKEIHDDIADEYKKANIEGFVYYGDKELYEY from the coding sequence ATGTTGAAGAAAAAGAAGGTACTTGCTTTATTAACGACTACAATGATTGTAGTAGGTAGTTTAGGATTATCTGCATATGGAGCTTCTGTTAGTAAAACTCTGCAGGCGTACTATGGAACCAGTAGAATTATAATTGACGGTAAGGATGTTACCAATACCATCGAACCTTTTATCGTAGACGGAACGACTTACATACCACTTCGTGCTGTTGCAAATGCTTTTAATAAGAAAGTAGAGTGGAATGCATTAACTTCTACTGCTAATATTACAGAAGATCTTACTCAAGTGAATCAATATTATCAAGCTGAAATATTAAAAAGAGATGTTAAAATAATGGAGCTTGAAAGTAAAGTAAAAAGTTTAGAAAAGGAATTAGAAGCTAAAAAAGAGATTACTTTAAGTGATTTACAAAAACAATTAAATAAAGATCATGATAAATATAAAAAGGTGGAATTTGATATTACTTTAAGCGGCAGTAAAAGTAAGATCACTGTAAAAATTGAAACTGATTTACATGATTTTAGTAAAGAGTGGAAAGAGCTAAAAGACTCCCATAAAGTAAGCTATTTACAAGATATTGTAGACGATATATTAGATGCTTATCCAGATGCAAGTGTCACAGGATATATTCGAGATATTGATGCTAAAAAAGATATTTTAGATTTTTCTGTTGACAAAAAAGGCAAGGTTAGTATCGATACGAAGTCTAGTAGCAGTGGTACTCTTGCAGGTTTAGAAGACGATTTAAATGATGATTTCTATGATTACTTTAAGAAAGAAAAAATTGATTTTGATATCGAGTTAAAAGGAACTAAGAATGATATTACTTTCTATGTTGACTTAAAGAACAGTTCTTCATCAAAGGCGTGGGAGAAGTTGACAAGTGGCGATAAAAAAGCTTTTATGAAGGAAATTCATGATGACATAGCGGATGAATATAAAAAGGCAAATATCGAAGGTTTTGTATATTATGGTGACAAAGAATTATACGAGTATTAA
- a CDS encoding efflux RND transporter periplasmic adaptor subunit has translation MSRKFKFTVVLIVILVGVAGLISGCTSSTDLKEVQVEEKYIPVEIETAEIASLGNRTRFMGKVAANEELAVIPKAMGIVTSINVELGDVVEEGSVLFTIEQGDISKSVEQAANAVELANRSVSQAENGLKTASVNYELSKEKIENAMLNLERTKKLYEEGAISKSQLEQAELAASDKNLDVIKGQVTQAEISYQQALNQLRQAEISYEQAMSGLNNTVVQAPMSGTIASLNVKEGQIIANGQVAATIVDTDKVYVQMNVVENMINKLQVGQEAEVHISSAGDTKITSTISYIAPTVDPRNQLYPVKIYIDNLDNKIKPGMSGEIILNIDKVDSAIVIKSNAVLDKDGKQIVYVVEDDLSVAKVVTVGLDTGDYVEIKEGIKEGDKVIVEGQHYVEDGGKVKVVRGE, from the coding sequence GTGAGTAGAAAATTTAAGTTTACAGTTGTACTGATCGTAATTCTTGTAGGTGTAGCAGGGTTAATTTCAGGCTGTACCAGTTCTACAGATCTCAAAGAGGTACAGGTAGAAGAAAAATATATCCCAGTGGAGATAGAAACAGCTGAAATAGCCTCTCTTGGCAATAGAACAAGGTTTATGGGAAAGGTGGCTGCAAACGAAGAGTTGGCAGTTATACCAAAAGCCATGGGCATCGTTACAAGTATCAATGTGGAGTTAGGAGACGTTGTAGAGGAAGGCAGTGTTTTATTTACCATAGAGCAAGGTGATATTTCTAAAAGTGTGGAACAAGCAGCAAATGCAGTAGAGCTTGCAAATAGAAGTGTATCTCAGGCGGAAAATGGGCTAAAAACTGCTTCTGTCAACTATGAACTAAGCAAAGAAAAGATAGAAAATGCGATGTTAAATTTAGAAAGAACTAAAAAGCTTTATGAGGAAGGCGCAATATCTAAAAGTCAGTTAGAGCAAGCAGAGTTAGCAGCCAGTGATAAGAATTTAGATGTTATCAAGGGGCAAGTTACCCAAGCAGAAATATCCTACCAGCAGGCTTTAAATCAGTTAAGGCAAGCAGAGATCTCTTATGAGCAAGCAATGAGTGGTTTAAATAACACCGTGGTTCAGGCTCCAATGAGTGGTACCATAGCATCCTTAAATGTTAAGGAAGGTCAGATAATAGCAAATGGTCAAGTAGCAGCTACGATCGTAGACACAGATAAGGTCTATGTTCAAATGAATGTTGTAGAAAATATGATCAATAAATTACAGGTAGGGCAAGAGGCAGAGGTTCATATTTCATCTGCAGGTGATACAAAGATCACAAGTACCATCAGTTATATTGCGCCAACTGTGGACCCTAGGAATCAACTTTATCCCGTTAAAATTTACATAGATAACCTAGATAATAAAATTAAGCCAGGTATGAGTGGCGAAATAATATTAAATATAGATAAAGTAGATTCTGCTATTGTGATTAAAAGCAATGCGGTTTTAGATAAAGACGGGAAGCAAATCGTTTATGTAGTAGAGGACGATTTGTCTGTTGCAAAGGTGGTAACTGTAGGTTTAGACACAGGGGATTATGTAGAGATCAAAGAAGGAATCAAAGAAGGAGACAAAGTTATTGTAGAAGGACAACACTATGTAGAAGATGGTGGAAAAGTGAAAGTAGTAAGGGGTGAATAG
- a CDS encoding ABC transporter permease, producing the protein MSKPRKKGIHSFFVRCWFTAKMALNGVLSNAFRSALTILGVAIGVASVVSLMGIGEGARRNVIEQFESLGTNVISIKANLSNFEFKPEKAQELVERVSGIEMATPVVQTYTNMKWRRDRSEVDIVGVNPSFPAIRDHNLAAGQFFTDLHVEQRSYVAVIGSNVSKKLVGTRNLIGQTINLDGQSYRILGILAPKGKDKADNIDDKIIIPYTTAQRIAGKRTVEEIWAKASSAEDAELATIQLGRIFKKELNSKGTESPGNEESSEEMFMSPGGMMGVVSNNSGNNNKPAQKSREIDGMSITSLNQMIDEADQANRVMTLLLGGIAAVSLLVGGLGIMNIMLVAVTERTSEIGVRRALGAKQLDMLAQFLLEAFYVSIIGVIAGVAIGVWGIQIFANFGFPTAISFEAIRIAAIVALGSGLLFGVYPAMSASALPPVEALRRR; encoded by the coding sequence ATGTCTAAACCAAGAAAAAAAGGGATACACAGTTTTTTTGTTCGTTGCTGGTTTACAGCTAAGATGGCATTAAACGGTGTTTTATCCAACGCCTTTCGATCTGCATTAACAATCCTAGGGGTAGCAATTGGTGTTGCTTCCGTTGTAAGCTTAATGGGTATTGGAGAAGGAGCCAGACGGAATGTCATCGAGCAATTTGAGAGCTTAGGTACCAATGTAATTTCCATTAAAGCAAATCTTTCTAACTTTGAATTTAAGCCAGAAAAAGCACAGGAGTTAGTGGAAAGAGTAAGTGGGATAGAGATGGCGACACCAGTAGTGCAGACCTATACCAATATGAAATGGAGAAGAGATCGAAGTGAGGTAGATATTGTAGGCGTAAATCCTAGCTTTCCTGCCATTCGGGATCATAATTTAGCAGCAGGACAATTCTTTACAGACCTACATGTGGAACAAAGATCTTATGTAGCAGTGATCGGTAGCAATGTCTCTAAAAAATTAGTAGGGACTAGAAATCTCATAGGTCAGACCATTAACTTAGATGGACAGAGCTATAGAATCCTAGGAATCTTAGCACCAAAGGGCAAGGATAAGGCGGATAACATAGATGACAAGATTATAATTCCGTACACAACCGCCCAGAGAATTGCTGGAAAACGTACGGTGGAAGAAATATGGGCAAAGGCAAGCTCAGCAGAAGATGCAGAGCTTGCGACGATACAACTGGGTAGAATATTTAAAAAAGAGCTAAACAGCAAGGGGACAGAAAGCCCTGGCAATGAAGAGTCTTCTGAAGAAATGTTTATGTCCCCTGGCGGGATGATGGGGGTTGTTTCTAATAATTCTGGAAACAATAACAAGCCTGCTCAAAAGAGCAGGGAAATAGATGGTATGAGCATTACCAGCTTAAACCAGATGATTGACGAAGCAGACCAAGCAAATAGAGTGATGACTCTACTATTGGGAGGGATAGCAGCGGTTTCCTTACTGGTAGGTGGACTGGGTATTATGAACATCATGCTTGTTGCTGTAACAGAAAGAACCTCTGAGATCGGTGTTAGAAGAGCACTCGGTGCAAAACAACTGGATATGCTGGCTCAGTTTTTACTAGAGGCATTTTATGTAAGTATTATTGGTGTTATTGCTGGAGTAGCAATCGGTGTTTGGGGTATTCAGATCTTTGCAAACTTTGGATTCCCAACAGCCATTAGCTTTGAAGCCATACGTATAGCAGCAATCGTTGCCTTGGGGTCCGGTCTTCTATTCGGAGTGTACCCTGCAATGTCAGCTTCGGCTCTGCCACCTGTGGAGGCTCTAAGAAGAAGATAA
- a CDS encoding DUF6042 family protein produces MNNQVRVPQEIHSYLWTRYLPETAYKTYILIGYLQQENKTGKVAMDFLLNANIKEENTIPQILQEKKDVLKKLGYEYPKNIKEDLDLLLSFQLIMEVADSKGDTYYIQSIPVPKLEEVLKLDDEEIKNLKNIRFEIDNQKGMDMILTMLLNGNGNLGVTLDYIYKTTKVKLTEIRAVLSYLVDEGSISIRANKAIDKLKKEDKLLIQINEAVFHQKRVVL; encoded by the coding sequence ATGAATAACCAAGTTAGAGTACCACAGGAAATACATAGCTATTTATGGACGAGATATTTACCAGAAACTGCTTACAAAACATATATACTCATAGGGTATTTACAGCAAGAGAATAAAACAGGAAAAGTAGCAATGGATTTTCTTTTAAATGCGAATATTAAAGAGGAAAATACAATACCACAAATTCTACAAGAAAAAAAGGATGTATTGAAGAAACTTGGCTACGAGTATCCTAAAAATATAAAAGAAGATTTGGACCTGCTTTTAAGCTTTCAATTAATAATGGAGGTAGCGGATTCAAAGGGTGATACTTACTATATTCAGAGCATTCCTGTACCGAAGCTGGAGGAAGTATTGAAGTTAGATGATGAAGAAATCAAAAATCTGAAAAATATTCGGTTTGAAATAGATAATCAAAAGGGTATGGATATGATTTTAACGATGCTTTTAAATGGCAATGGAAATCTAGGGGTGACTTTAGATTACATTTATAAAACTACGAAAGTAAAATTAACTGAGATTCGTGCAGTACTGAGCTATTTAGTAGATGAAGGCTCGATCTCTATCAGAGCCAATAAAGCAATCGACAAACTAAAAAAAGAAGACAAACTTTTGATTCAAATTAACGAAGCTGTATTCCATCAAAAAAGAGTTGTGTTATAG
- a CDS encoding DUF4438 domain-containing protein, whose amino-acid sequence MLKTNKERLVMQSVQGKIHSPLASNPYRVNRDGIAEVLPATGGITYNVQIGDSCMKWVGDHVEPGVSIKNDNTGENGALMLLSCIGNEAKVVSGEAKGAKGYVTGMHGGIDHVLIYFKEEDMEKMAIGDSILVKAHGQGLGLEDHSDVKCMNIDPSLFDKLGIKENEEGMLEVPVVTEIPAYLMGSGIGSPTAFSGDYDIMTGDEEANKEFGIDQLRFGDLVLLRDCDNTNGRQYLKGSVSVGIVVHSDCVKAGHGPGITVIMSSKVSKIKGIKTENANIAYYLGVK is encoded by the coding sequence ATGTTAAAAACAAACAAAGAGAGATTGGTCATGCAATCTGTACAAGGAAAGATTCACAGTCCTTTAGCTTCCAATCCTTACCGTGTCAATCGGGATGGGATCGCAGAGGTATTACCTGCTACTGGTGGTATTACATACAATGTGCAAATAGGGGACTCCTGTATGAAGTGGGTAGGAGACCATGTGGAGCCAGGTGTCAGCATTAAAAATGACAATACTGGTGAAAATGGTGCATTAATGCTGTTGTCCTGTATTGGAAACGAAGCGAAGGTTGTTTCTGGAGAAGCAAAAGGTGCAAAGGGATATGTAACCGGTATGCATGGGGGTATTGACCATGTGTTAATCTACTTTAAGGAAGAAGACATGGAGAAAATGGCCATAGGGGATTCCATTTTAGTAAAGGCTCATGGACAAGGCTTAGGATTAGAAGATCACAGTGATGTTAAATGTATGAATATAGACCCTAGCTTATTTGATAAATTAGGAATCAAAGAAAACGAGGAAGGTATGCTAGAGGTACCTGTTGTAACGGAGATTCCTGCCTATTTAATGGGCTCTGGCATCGGTAGTCCAACGGCTTTTTCTGGGGACTACGATATCATGACAGGGGATGAAGAAGCGAATAAGGAATTTGGTATAGACCAGCTTCGCTTTGGTGATTTAGTCTTATTGAGGGATTGTGACAATACCAATGGTCGCCAGTACTTAAAGGGCTCTGTATCCGTCGGTATAGTTGTTCATAGTGATTGTGTAAAAGCGGGTCATGGACCTGGTATTACGGTGATCATGAGCTCGAAGGTTAGCAAGATAAAAGGCATAAAAACAGAAAATGCAAATATTGCTTATTATTTAGGCGTTAAATAA